The DNA region GGCCGTCAGCTCGGCCTCAAGGCCCCTGCCCCGCGTCTCCACCAGCGCCGCCGCCACTTCGGCGAGTTTCCGGTTGGACTGCTGGGAGATGCGGCGCAGAAGGGTGAAGGCGCGGTCGGAGTCGCAGGTCACGATGTGCATGATGATGCCGCACGCCTGATCGACGACGGGGCGGGTGCGCAGTGCCTCGCCCAGGTGGTCCAGTTCCGTGAGCGCGGCGCGGTAGTGGCGGTCGCGGACCAGGCCCGCCGCCGCGAGGTCGCCGAGCGCCTGCGCGGGGCCGCAGCCCGCGTCGTCCAGGGTCCAGGGGCGGAAGCTGAACAGGCTGAGGGTGAGGGTGAGCCCGGAGCGCTTGAAGGGCAGCGTGATGCTCGCACGGACCCCGGAGTCCAGGGCGAGCGCGCGGTACTCCGGCCAGCGGTCGTCGTGCAGCAGGTCCCCCGCGTCCACCGGCGCGCCCCGCTCCTGGGCCGTGGGGATCGGCCCGTCGCCGGAGCGCAGCTGCGCCGAGACGAGGCCGGACAGGTCGGGGTGGGTGACGGCGGCCGGCTGCACCTGGCCGCCCTCCGTG from Streptomyces flavofungini includes:
- a CDS encoding ANTAR domain-containing response regulator; its protein translation is MPVLLGTDGPEAALPARRLSELAEQALRCTTECCGAGATVTEGGQVQPAAVTHPDLSGLVSAQLRSGDGPIPTAQERGAPVDAGDLLHDDRWPEYRALALDSGVRASITLPFKRSGLTLTLSLFSFRPWTLDDAGCGPAQALGDLAAAGLVRDRHYRAALTELDHLGEALRTRPVVDQACGIIMHIVTCDSDRAFTLLRRISQQSNRKLAEVAAALVETRGRGLEAELTALVE